A portion of the Bacillus thuringiensis genome contains these proteins:
- a CDS encoding ABC transporter ATP-binding protein, whose protein sequence is MEEVLHIKNVSKVYEGKVPHTALKNINLHVDKGEFVAIMGPSGSGKSTFLNVISTIDSPTSGDVVINGKKPHTFRREKLAIFRRQELGFVFQNFNLLDTLTIGENIVLPLTLDNVPLKEMDEKLDNISKKLGIDHILDKRIFEVSGGQAQRTAVARAVIHHPSLLLADEPTGNLDSKAAIDVMELFTKLNKEEDATILMVTHDPFAASYCNRVIFIKDGELYNELHRGLYREKFYQEILDVLALLGGRRG, encoded by the coding sequence ATGGAAGAAGTATTACACATAAAAAACGTCTCAAAAGTGTATGAGGGGAAAGTCCCTCATACTGCTTTAAAAAATATAAATTTACACGTGGATAAAGGTGAATTCGTTGCCATTATGGGACCATCTGGTAGCGGGAAATCTACATTTTTAAACGTTATTTCTACAATTGATTCTCCTACTTCTGGTGACGTCGTTATTAACGGAAAAAAACCGCACACATTTCGTCGAGAGAAGTTAGCTATTTTCCGCCGCCAAGAGTTAGGATTTGTTTTCCAAAACTTTAACCTACTAGATACACTAACAATCGGTGAAAATATCGTACTACCTTTAACATTAGATAATGTTCCATTAAAAGAAATGGATGAAAAGCTTGATAACATTTCAAAAAAGCTTGGAATTGATCATATTTTGGACAAACGTATTTTTGAAGTTTCTGGAGGACAAGCACAGCGTACTGCAGTAGCACGCGCTGTTATTCATCACCCTTCTCTCTTACTAGCCGATGAACCGACAGGGAACCTGGATTCAAAAGCCGCTATTGATGTAATGGAGTTATTTACGAAATTAAACAAAGAAGAAGATGCAACGATTTTAATGGTTACGCACGATCCGTTTGCGGCAAGTTATTGTAACCGTGTTATTTTCATTAAAGATGGAGAGCTTTACAATGAACTGCACCGCGGATTATATCGCGAGAAGTTTTATCAAGAAATATTAGATGTTCTAGCCTTATTAGGAGGCAGACGTGGATGA
- a CDS encoding FtsX-like permease family protein, producing MTFWQFAFKNVSRNSKAYFAYFVSSAFSIMVFFSFTVYAYHPRLQSVQSFQERDPLMNLASTAQLVIVMFSFFFLLYSIGTFLNVRKQQFGILTILGISQRQLKRLLFTENMIIGILSIFIGIQGGLVFSNFFLLVTSKLTSAKGLYLYWPTEAIIVTTVTFIILFLIVSTFTPMFIRTRKTTKLIKGVNKEKSEKKPSILISLFALTCLGLCYYIAGYPQGYITEKNAQNGSVFLIMLSILPLVVIGTYLFFSQTFLLFIYILKKRRKFYLKQINMLWISDLVSRTRSNINVLFIVSMLSALAFTIIIGLFAANNNTKAPILERYPIPFTYTSEGVNAFEQKHITTIETELTNANFQYDKYKFTVLKDTALKESIAIMKMSDYNAIAQQLNRPKITLDSSQVYNISRYSPALLNLVSNPFAKQNTITLGSNKKEFQIKGFINRGIEPPFALPHLIVMQDEVIENMIPHIETITVYNYFVANWENAIVPTKNILKSLDHDAETLYEAHKNEEDFIKPFYIYTATDELVHSKGNAVAQFFIWAFLGFIFFIGAASVLYFRMYNDLTTERQKYITITKLGLTESEMFRSATIQLGILFFVPYIVAGVHTLFAVKFLQSMFSFSLLKETCIVLTFFGIIEIIFFFLIRSLYINKLSQHIKI from the coding sequence ATGACGTTTTGGCAATTCGCATTTAAAAATGTCTCACGTAATTCAAAAGCATATTTCGCCTACTTTGTAAGTAGTGCGTTTTCTATCATGGTTTTCTTTTCATTTACTGTATACGCGTATCATCCACGCTTACAGAGTGTACAAAGCTTTCAAGAACGTGATCCTCTAATGAACTTAGCTAGTACAGCACAGCTTGTGATCGTTATGTTCTCGTTCTTCTTTCTCTTATATTCAATTGGAACATTTTTAAATGTTCGGAAGCAGCAATTCGGGATACTCACTATTCTTGGTATCTCACAGAGACAATTAAAAAGATTGTTATTTACCGAAAACATGATAATTGGGATATTATCTATCTTTATCGGCATTCAAGGTGGACTTGTATTTTCTAACTTTTTCTTATTAGTCACTTCGAAATTAACAAGTGCGAAAGGTCTCTATTTATATTGGCCAACAGAAGCGATTATCGTTACAACCGTAACGTTTATCATTTTATTTTTAATCGTTTCTACATTTACACCAATGTTTATTCGTACTCGAAAAACAACGAAGCTTATTAAGGGCGTTAACAAAGAGAAGAGCGAAAAAAAACCATCTATACTCATTTCACTATTTGCTTTAACTTGTTTAGGACTATGTTATTATATTGCCGGTTATCCGCAAGGCTACATAACGGAAAAAAATGCACAAAATGGATCTGTATTCTTAATTATGCTATCTATTTTACCGCTTGTAGTGATTGGGACGTATTTATTTTTTTCACAAACATTTCTTCTCTTTATCTATATTTTAAAGAAACGAAGAAAGTTTTACTTAAAACAAATAAATATGTTATGGATTTCAGATTTAGTTTCTCGTACACGCAGTAATATTAATGTACTCTTTATTGTTTCTATGCTATCTGCACTTGCATTTACAATTATTATCGGGTTATTTGCTGCAAACAATAATACGAAAGCACCCATACTAGAACGATATCCAATACCATTCACCTATACATCAGAAGGTGTTAATGCATTTGAACAAAAGCATATTACTACGATTGAAACTGAACTTACAAATGCTAATTTTCAATATGACAAATATAAGTTTACCGTTTTAAAAGATACAGCTTTAAAAGAATCAATTGCCATTATGAAAATGAGTGATTATAACGCAATAGCACAGCAATTAAACAGACCAAAAATCACTCTCGATTCTTCACAAGTTTATAATATTTCTCGCTATTCACCAGCGTTATTAAATCTCGTGTCTAACCCATTTGCGAAGCAGAACACAATTACACTTGGCTCTAATAAAAAGGAATTTCAAATTAAAGGTTTTATTAATAGAGGAATTGAGCCTCCCTTTGCATTACCTCACTTAATTGTGATGCAAGATGAAGTAATTGAAAATATGATTCCTCATATTGAAACAATTACAGTCTATAACTACTTCGTGGCAAATTGGGAAAATGCAATTGTCCCAACAAAAAATATATTAAAAAGCTTAGATCACGATGCAGAAACCTTGTATGAAGCACATAAAAATGAAGAAGATTTCATTAAACCATTTTATATTTATACAGCTACGGATGAACTCGTTCATAGTAAAGGAAATGCAGTCGCTCAATTCTTTATTTGGGCATTTCTCGGCTTTATTTTCTTTATCGGAGCAGCTAGTGTTTTATATTTCCGTATGTATAATGACTTAACAACTGAAAGACAAAAGTATATTACGATTACAAAGCTTGGCTTAACTGAATCAGAAATGTTTCGCTCTGCAACGATTCAATTAGGAATTTTATTTTTCGTTCCTTACATCGTTGCTGGTGTTCACACATTATTTGCGGTTAAGTTTTTACAAAGTATGTTTTCTTTCTCCTTACTAAAAGAGACATGTATCGTACTCACCTTTTTCGGGATTATCGAGATTATTTTCTTCTTCTTAATCCGTTCTCTGTACATTAATAAATTATCACAGCATATAAAAATATGA
- a CDS encoding YjcZ family sporulation protein, translated as MSEKCEHRHDDCDRRRGCGGGFALLIVLFILLIIIGASCFGGGGGCGYGGYGGYAGGYGGYCC; from the coding sequence ATGAGCGAAAAGTGTGAACACAGACATGATGATTGCGATCGTAGACGTGGATGCGGAGGCGGTTTTGCGCTTCTAATCGTATTGTTTATTTTATTAATTATCATCGGTGCTAGCTGCTTCGGCGGAGGCGGCGGTTGTGGCTATGGTGGTTACGGCGGTTACGCAGGCGGCTATGGTGGATATTGCTGCTAA
- the gntP gene encoding gluconate permease GntP, with product MDIYLLIVTLLAITIVILGVSWWKWHAFISLTVASLFLAIMSGLNLTKIVTAYETGVGSVLGHLVGILALGTILGKMMSDSGAGMQVADFFIRFFGVKKLPWAMLFAGFVIGIPVFFEVGIVILLPLVISIRKTTKQNILLIALPVIAGLSIVHGLVPPHPGAMTAIGIYNANLGKVLLYSLIIALPTAIIAGPIFAKWVHKRVIPENEPELVRVTTVSTDLPSRKVSFFIILLPVVLMILSVVAPYISLPKKLTEFFVFIGSPVIALLISCFAAFYLLGIRQGINKKMIKKLTDESLLPVGSIILIIGAGGGFKQILIESGVGTAIAQMAEHISLSPIVLAFMVAGLIRIATGSATVALTTAAGIVSPVIQHMSGVNLELLVIATGAGSLMFSHVNDAGFWLVKEYLGLTVKETFKTWTVLETLLAFIAFGFALLLNMFL from the coding sequence ATGGATATATACTTATTAATCGTCACGTTACTTGCTATCACAATTGTTATTTTAGGGGTATCATGGTGGAAATGGCATGCATTTATTAGTTTAACAGTTGCGAGTTTGTTTTTAGCTATTATGTCTGGACTGAACTTAACGAAAATAGTCACTGCCTATGAAACTGGTGTTGGTAGTGTACTAGGGCATTTAGTTGGTATTTTGGCACTTGGGACTATACTCGGGAAAATGATGTCTGATTCAGGAGCAGGCATGCAAGTTGCAGATTTCTTTATTCGATTTTTCGGCGTAAAAAAATTACCTTGGGCTATGTTATTTGCAGGGTTTGTTATAGGGATTCCCGTCTTTTTTGAAGTAGGGATTGTCATTTTATTACCACTTGTTATTTCAATTCGAAAAACGACGAAGCAAAACATATTATTAATTGCATTACCTGTTATTGCGGGATTATCTATCGTACATGGACTAGTACCTCCGCATCCAGGTGCTATGACAGCAATCGGTATTTATAACGCGAACTTAGGAAAGGTACTTTTATATTCATTAATTATCGCGTTACCGACGGCTATTATAGCAGGCCCAATATTTGCAAAGTGGGTACATAAGAGGGTTATACCTGAAAATGAACCGGAGCTTGTTCGAGTTACGACAGTATCAACTGATTTGCCAAGTCGTAAAGTTTCATTCTTTATTATTTTATTACCAGTTGTATTGATGATTTTATCAGTAGTTGCACCATATATTTCATTACCGAAAAAATTGACTGAATTTTTCGTGTTTATAGGAAGTCCAGTAATCGCCTTACTTATTTCATGTTTCGCAGCATTTTATTTACTTGGAATAAGACAAGGAATTAATAAAAAGATGATTAAAAAATTAACAGATGAAAGTTTATTGCCTGTCGGTTCCATTATTTTAATAATTGGTGCAGGCGGTGGATTTAAGCAAATATTAATTGAAAGCGGCGTTGGAACGGCCATTGCACAAATGGCAGAACATATTTCGTTATCACCAATTGTATTAGCTTTCATGGTAGCTGGATTAATTCGAATTGCAACAGGTTCAGCTACAGTAGCATTAACGACAGCGGCAGGGATTGTTTCACCGGTTATTCAGCACATGTCTGGTGTGAATTTAGAGCTTCTCGTTATTGCAACCGGTGCAGGTTCATTAATGTTTTCTCACGTAAATGATGCAGGGTTCTGGCTTGTAAAAGAGTATTTAGGTTTGACGGTGAAGGAAACGTTTAAAACGTGGACGGTGCTGGAGACATTGTTAGCATTTATTGCATTCGGTTTTGCCCTTTTGTTGAATATGTTTCTTTAA
- a CDS encoding GntR family transcriptional regulator: MGVTVNVTRKKGPLYLQIKNIIRDRILHGVYAIHTNIPSEPQLEEEFKVSKITVRNAIKELAQEGYLEKKSGKGTKVIRNTSATKLSKGKKFTEVLVEEGYKVQKKLLKAEIVHNEEGTVPFRLFGKESFRIERLYMLNDTPYIHYTHYFSAQMASTDLSDFDLQSLYDLVEDRGIHLENFRDEFAVGLAPNFVAEALGEKEGTALLKRMRYSYDEVGEVIEYSEGYYNTEMQHYVVNYDV; encoded by the coding sequence GTGGGTGTAACAGTGAACGTAACGAGGAAAAAAGGACCATTATATTTACAAATAAAAAATATTATTCGTGATCGAATATTGCATGGCGTATATGCGATTCATACGAATATTCCTTCAGAACCGCAATTAGAAGAAGAGTTCAAAGTTAGTAAGATTACAGTGCGTAATGCGATTAAAGAACTCGCTCAAGAAGGATATTTGGAAAAGAAGAGCGGCAAAGGAACGAAAGTGATTCGTAATACTTCTGCGACAAAACTGTCAAAGGGTAAGAAATTTACAGAAGTGTTAGTGGAAGAAGGATATAAAGTACAAAAGAAATTATTAAAAGCAGAAATCGTTCATAATGAGGAAGGAACAGTGCCGTTTCGATTATTCGGTAAAGAGAGTTTTCGTATCGAGCGCCTATATATGTTAAATGATACGCCGTACATTCATTATACGCACTATTTCTCAGCTCAAATGGCAAGTACAGATTTATCGGACTTTGATTTACAATCGCTTTACGATTTAGTTGAGGACCGAGGTATACATTTAGAAAACTTCAGAGATGAATTCGCAGTTGGACTTGCGCCTAATTTCGTTGCAGAAGCGCTAGGTGAAAAAGAGGGAACAGCGTTATTAAAACGCATGCGCTATTCTTACGATGAAGTTGGCGAAGTAATTGAATATAGCGAAGGCTACTACAATACAGAAATGCAGCATTATGTAGTTAATTATGACGTATAA
- a CDS encoding sugar kinase, translated as MRKKIAAFGEVMMRLQVPGYELLSQANTLNYSFSGTGVNVVAALSHLGHEGLLISTLPENSVGDAAVSYIQKLGIQTSLVSRGGKYVGMYFLENGFGARASRVTYSNRLESSFNTACEEMYQFEEIAKEIDIVHFCGITLAMNDTVRHHMKSLARAVKENGGTVVFDCNYRPSLWGEDGYEQAKPHYEEMLGLANIVMMNEKDAMFVLGMKTEETEREAQLLDLIPKVAETYHIATIAGTHRSINSDNTHSLRGFICKDGSFTFAKTLTFSVYDRIGAGDAYTSGIIHGEIKEFAPEKAVSFASAAGMLAHTIVGDTPMSSEKDILRAMTASVGDVER; from the coding sequence ATGCGTAAGAAAATTGCAGCATTCGGCGAAGTAATGATGCGCCTGCAAGTACCTGGATATGAATTGTTGTCGCAAGCTAACACGTTAAATTACTCATTTTCAGGTACAGGTGTGAACGTTGTAGCGGCACTTTCTCACTTAGGGCATGAAGGGCTTCTTATTTCAACTTTACCGGAAAATTCGGTTGGAGATGCAGCTGTATCTTACATTCAAAAGTTAGGGATTCAAACTTCTCTTGTTTCAAGAGGCGGTAAATATGTAGGTATGTATTTTTTAGAAAATGGATTCGGTGCACGTGCAAGCCGCGTTACATATTCGAATCGATTAGAAAGTAGCTTCAATACGGCATGTGAAGAAATGTATCAATTTGAAGAAATCGCAAAGGAAATTGATATCGTTCATTTTTGCGGTATTACACTTGCGATGAATGATACTGTGCGTCATCATATGAAATCTTTAGCGAGAGCAGTTAAAGAAAACGGAGGAACCGTCGTTTTTGATTGTAATTATCGTCCCTCACTTTGGGGAGAAGACGGATATGAACAGGCAAAACCACATTATGAAGAAATGCTAGGACTCGCTAATATCGTTATGATGAATGAAAAAGATGCGATGTTCGTTCTTGGGATGAAAACAGAAGAGACGGAGCGTGAGGCGCAGCTGCTGGATCTCATTCCAAAGGTAGCTGAAACGTATCATATCGCTACAATCGCTGGTACTCATCGCTCTATTAACAGTGATAATACACATTCGCTTCGCGGGTTTATATGTAAAGATGGTTCGTTCACTTTTGCAAAAACACTTACGTTTTCTGTATATGATAGAATAGGTGCTGGAGATGCTTATACGAGCGGAATTATTCATGGCGAGATAAAAGAGTTTGCACCAGAGAAAGCTGTTTCATTTGCGTCAGCAGCTGGAATGCTAGCACATACAATCGTCGGTGATACGCCAATGTCATCAGAGAAAGATATACTTCGGGCGATGACGGCATCAGTAGGTGATGTAGAAAGGTAG
- the dagF gene encoding 2-dehydro-3-deoxy-phosphogluconate aldolase, producing the protein MTNIQKRFYKGRVALNVLANNIENAKDIFEAAEGYVVVGVLSKDYPTVEEAVTAMKAYGKEIDDAVSIGLGAGDNRQAAVVAEIAKRYPGSHINQVFPSVGATRANLGEKDSWINSLVSPTGKVGYVNISTGPISAAGEEKAIVPIKTAIALVRDMGGNSLKYFPMKGLAHEEEYRAVAKACAEEGFALEPTGGIDKENFETIVRIALEANVEQVIPHVYSSIIDKETGNTKVEDVRELLAVVKKLVDQYA; encoded by the coding sequence ATGACAAACATTCAAAAACGTTTTTATAAAGGCCGCGTAGCATTAAATGTATTGGCAAACAATATAGAAAATGCGAAAGATATTTTTGAAGCAGCAGAAGGTTATGTAGTAGTAGGAGTGTTATCAAAAGACTATCCAACAGTAGAAGAAGCTGTTACAGCTATGAAAGCATACGGAAAAGAAATTGATGACGCTGTATCAATCGGACTAGGCGCAGGAGATAATCGCCAAGCGGCAGTTGTAGCTGAAATTGCGAAGCGTTATCCTGGTAGCCATATTAACCAAGTGTTCCCCTCAGTTGGAGCGACACGTGCAAATCTTGGCGAAAAAGATAGCTGGATTAATAGTTTAGTATCGCCAACAGGAAAAGTAGGTTACGTAAATATTTCTACTGGCCCAATTAGTGCGGCTGGAGAAGAAAAAGCAATCGTTCCAATTAAAACAGCGATCGCACTTGTACGTGATATGGGCGGAAATTCATTGAAGTACTTCCCGATGAAAGGGCTAGCTCATGAAGAAGAGTATCGCGCAGTTGCGAAAGCTTGTGCGGAAGAAGGCTTCGCATTAGAGCCAACAGGCGGAATTGATAAAGAAAACTTCGAAACAATTGTACGTATTGCGCTTGAGGCAAATGTAGAGCAAGTTATCCCGCACGTATACTCTTCTATTATTGATAAAGAAACTGGTAATACGAAAGTAGAAGATGTTCGTGAATTATTAGCAGTCGTGAAAAAGCTAGTTGATCAATATGCGTAA
- a CDS encoding DgaE family pyridoxal phosphate-dependent ammonia lyase — MGHSLNAKYGLKRVINASGRMSILGVSAPTDTVMDAMKHGGQNYVEIADLVDKAGDHIARILDSEAAVVVNSASSGIALSIAGIVTEGNRRKSERLHQEVIAKNEVIMLKGHNVQYGAPVETMIYLGGGKLVEVGYANEGKAEHIEDAIGENTAAILYVKSHHAVQKNMISVEEAWEVAQRNNVPLIVDAAAEEDIQKYVKYSDLAIYSGSKAIEGPTSGIVGGKRKYIEWLKVQLHCIGRSMKVGKETTFGLLQALDEYGVKEDKSEQEKELLQVLMPLKELNSVNVTIVQDEAGRAIFRARIHINEKELNKSARDVVTALREGEIAIYTRDYGVRQGFFDIDPRPLQGDDIHVIEEKLREIVGGN, encoded by the coding sequence ATGGGTCATTCATTGAATGCTAAGTACGGATTAAAAAGAGTAATTAATGCGAGCGGTAGAATGAGTATTTTAGGTGTATCTGCTCCTACAGATACGGTAATGGATGCGATGAAACATGGTGGACAAAATTATGTGGAAATTGCTGATTTAGTAGATAAAGCAGGAGACCATATTGCGAGAATTCTAGATTCAGAGGCAGCGGTCGTTGTGAATTCAGCATCGAGCGGAATTGCGCTTTCTATCGCTGGTATCGTTACAGAAGGAAATCGCCGTAAAAGTGAAAGACTTCATCAAGAGGTCATCGCGAAAAACGAAGTGATTATGTTAAAAGGTCATAACGTTCAATACGGAGCTCCTGTTGAAACGATGATTTACTTAGGTGGAGGAAAACTCGTTGAAGTTGGCTACGCAAATGAAGGGAAAGCAGAACATATTGAAGATGCGATTGGCGAAAATACAGCAGCAATTCTTTATGTGAAATCACATCATGCAGTGCAAAAAAATATGATTTCTGTTGAAGAAGCATGGGAAGTAGCGCAGCGAAATAACGTACCACTTATCGTTGATGCGGCAGCTGAAGAAGACATTCAAAAATATGTGAAGTATTCAGACCTTGCCATTTATAGTGGTTCAAAGGCAATTGAAGGACCTACTTCTGGTATTGTTGGCGGTAAACGAAAATATATCGAATGGCTGAAAGTGCAATTACATTGCATCGGAAGAAGTATGAAAGTCGGGAAAGAGACAACTTTTGGCTTACTTCAAGCGCTTGATGAGTACGGAGTAAAAGAAGATAAGAGCGAGCAAGAAAAAGAATTGCTACAAGTACTTATGCCGCTAAAAGAATTAAATAGTGTAAATGTAACGATCGTTCAAGATGAAGCTGGAAGAGCAATCTTTAGAGCTCGTATTCATATTAACGAGAAAGAGTTAAACAAATCAGCAAGAGATGTTGTGACTGCATTACGCGAAGGGGAAATCGCTATTTATACACGTGATTACGGAGTAAGACAAGGATTCTTTGATATTGATCCACGTCCACTTCAAGGTGATGACATACATGTGATTGAAGAAAAATTGAGAGAAATCGTAGGGGGAAACTAA
- a CDS encoding amidohydrolase/deacetylase family metallohydrolase, with amino-acid sequence MTERFVLRNVKRVNGEEIDIVIENNKIAQVTKAGAGEGGTVLDYSGTYVSSGWIDLHVHAFPEFDPYGDEVDEIGVKQGVTTIVDAGSCGADRIADLVKNREQAKTNLFAFLNISRIGLKRIDELSNMEWIDKEKVIEAVEKYKDVIVGLKARMSKSVVCDSGIEPLHVARDLSRETSLPIMVHIGSAPPRIEEVVPLLEKDDVITHYLNGKENNLFDEEGKPLPVLLDAVNRGVHLDVGHGNASFSFKVAEAAKRHDIAFNTISTDIYRKNRIYGPVYSMAHVLSKFLYLGYPLEEVIDAVTKNAAEWLKKPELGRIQEGDIANLTLFTVKDEKVTLIDSEGDQRIAERRIDTKGVVINGSFIEC; translated from the coding sequence ATGACAGAACGATTCGTACTACGTAATGTGAAACGTGTGAACGGGGAAGAGATTGACATTGTAATTGAAAATAATAAAATCGCACAGGTGACGAAAGCTGGTGCTGGCGAGGGTGGAACAGTTCTTGATTACTCAGGTACTTACGTATCGAGTGGCTGGATTGATTTGCACGTTCATGCTTTTCCAGAGTTTGATCCGTATGGTGATGAGGTAGATGAAATTGGCGTTAAGCAAGGGGTAACGACAATTGTTGATGCGGGTAGTTGCGGTGCTGATCGCATTGCAGATTTAGTAAAAAATAGAGAGCAGGCAAAAACGAATTTATTTGCCTTTTTAAATATTTCTCGCATCGGTTTGAAACGAATTGATGAATTATCCAATATGGAATGGATAGATAAGGAGAAAGTAATAGAAGCAGTAGAAAAGTATAAAGATGTAATCGTTGGGTTAAAGGCGAGAATGAGTAAGAGTGTCGTTTGTGATAGTGGAATTGAACCACTTCATGTTGCACGTGATTTATCTCGCGAAACATCATTACCGATTATGGTACATATCGGTTCAGCGCCTCCTCGCATTGAGGAAGTTGTACCTCTTTTAGAAAAAGATGATGTGATTACACATTATTTAAACGGGAAAGAAAATAATTTATTTGATGAAGAAGGCAAACCACTACCTGTGTTACTAGATGCAGTGAATCGCGGCGTACATTTAGATGTTGGTCATGGTAATGCTAGTTTTTCTTTTAAAGTAGCAGAAGCGGCGAAGCGTCACGATATTGCCTTTAATACAATTAGTACGGATATTTACCGGAAGAATCGTATATATGGTCCAGTGTATAGTATGGCTCACGTTCTTTCGAAATTCCTTTACTTAGGTTATCCGCTAGAAGAAGTGATTGATGCGGTTACGAAAAATGCGGCAGAGTGGCTTAAGAAACCAGAGCTTGGCCGTATTCAAGAAGGAGATATTGCAAACTTAACTTTATTTACGGTTAAAGATGAGAAGGTTACGTTAATTGATTCAGAAGGGGATCAGCGCATTGCTGAAAGAAGGATTGATACGAAAGGGGTTGTAATCAATGGGTCATTCATTGAATGCTAA
- a CDS encoding D-alanyl-D-alanine carboxypeptidase family protein: protein MKKWVFISFFIACTICVGVYISPLFQKEIDVKIDGENSAVKNANMEQVEVAKEQIYKGDLLLVNKDYPVKKDSIRSDIINVNHNSELVRGYVIFDRNLRLSKDVVKKFLNVVDAAGKESVNHFLISSGYRDFQEQKQLYEKMGSDYALPAGYSEHNLGLSLDIGSTQKKMEKAPEGKWIEENVWKHGFVLRYPKNKSNITGIQYEPWHIRYVGLPHSAIMQKKNFTLEEYLEFLKEEKEVSTEVEGKKYTISYYKVSENTKVNVPANKQYEISGNNMDGVIVTVQE, encoded by the coding sequence ATGAAAAAGTGGGTATTTATTTCTTTTTTTATTGCATGCACAATCTGTGTAGGCGTTTATATATCACCGTTATTTCAAAAAGAAATTGATGTGAAAATCGATGGAGAAAATAGTGCAGTAAAGAATGCAAATATGGAGCAGGTAGAGGTTGCAAAAGAACAAATTTACAAAGGGGATCTATTATTAGTTAACAAAGATTACCCAGTAAAAAAAGATAGTATTAGGTCTGATATTATAAATGTAAATCATAATAGTGAATTAGTGAGAGGCTATGTAATATTTGATAGAAATCTTCGTTTATCAAAGGATGTTGTGAAAAAGTTTTTGAACGTTGTCGATGCGGCTGGCAAAGAAAGTGTTAACCATTTTTTGATTAGTAGTGGTTATAGAGATTTCCAAGAGCAAAAACAGCTATATGAAAAAATGGGATCTGATTATGCACTTCCAGCAGGATACAGTGAACATAATTTAGGATTATCACTGGACATTGGGTCTACTCAAAAGAAAATGGAGAAAGCGCCTGAAGGAAAATGGATTGAAGAGAACGTATGGAAGCATGGCTTTGTATTACGTTATCCGAAAAATAAAAGTAACATTACTGGAATTCAATATGAGCCATGGCATATCCGTTATGTCGGCCTACCTCATAGCGCAATTATGCAAAAAAAGAATTTTACACTAGAGGAATATTTAGAGTTTTTAAAAGAGGAAAAAGAGGTTTCAACTGAAGTAGAAGGTAAGAAATATACTATTTCTTATTATAAAGTTTCTGAGAATACGAAAGTGAACGTTCCAGCAAACAAGCAGTATGAAATTTCCGGGAACAATATGGATGGGGTTATTGTGACGGTTCAGGAATAG